In Gossypium hirsutum isolate 1008001.06 chromosome D06, Gossypium_hirsutum_v2.1, whole genome shotgun sequence, one genomic interval encodes:
- the LOC107935043 gene encoding sugar transporter ERD6-like 6 isoform X1, which yields MSFRDDAEDGRGDLRKPFLHTGSWYRMGSRMGSSMLGSSQALRDKSISVVACVLIVALGPIQFGFTSGYSSPTQSAIIEDLGLTVSEFSLFGSLSNVGAMVGAIASGQIAECIGRKGSLMIAAIPNIIGWLAISFARDSSFLYMGRLLEGFGVGIISYTVPVYIAEIAPQNLRGSLGSVNQLSVTLGIMLAYLLGLFVEWRILAVLGILPCTILIPGLFFIPESPRWLAKMGMTEDFETSLQVLRGFDADISIEVNEIKGVKRNLTSTTRASMRSVASTTRRTTIRFADLKERRYWFPLMVGIGLLMLQQLSGINGVLFYSSTIFEAAGVKSSNAATFGVGAIQVIATAVTTWLVDKAGRRVLLIVSSFGMTLSLLVVAVSFFLKDVVSSDSSVYSIMGILSVVGVVAMVVTFSLGMGAIPWVIMSEILPINIKGLAGSIATLSNWFFAWVVTMTANLLLDWSSGGTFTIYMVVSAFTIVFVTLWVPETKGRTLEEIQWSFR from the exons ATGAGTTTCAGGGATGATGCTGAAGATGGAAGAGGGGATCTAAGGAAGCCATTCCTACATACTGGAAGCTGGTATCGTATGGGTTCTAGGATGGGGTCTAGTATGTTAGGATCCTCTCAAGCTCTTCGTGATAAATCCATCTCGGTTGTAGCTTGTGTTTTGATTGTTGCTTTGGGTCCCATCCAATTTGGTTTCACT tCTGGTTACTCTTCTCCGACACAATCCGCAATCATCGAGGATCTTGGACTAACAGTCTCAGAG TTTTCTCTATTTGGTTCTTTATCAAATGTGGGTGCCATGGTTGGAGCAATAGCCAGTGGTCAGATAGCCGAATGTATTGGACGAAAAGGG TCTTTAATGATTGCTGCAATTCCTAATATAATTGGATGGCTTGCTATATCTTTTGCAAGA GATTCATCTTTTCTTTACATGGGAAGGTTGTTGGAAGGTTTTGGTGTCGGAATAATCTCTTATACG GTGCCTGTATATATAGCTGAGATAGCACCTCAGAATTTGAGGGGCAGCTTGGGTTCAGTGAATCAG CTATCTGTCACTCTCGGAATAATGCTGGCCTATCTACTTGGACTTTTTGTTGAGTGGAGGATACTTGCAGTTTTAG GAATACTTCCTTGTACAATTTTGATACCTGGTCTATTTTTCATTCCAGAATCTCCTCGATGGCTG GCAAAAATGGGTATGACAGAAGATTTTGAAACTTCTTTGCAAGTTCTCAGGGGTTTTGATGCTGATATTTCTATTGAAGTGAATGAAATCAAG GGGGTAAAACGCAATTTGACTTCTACTACAAGGGcatccatg AGATCTGTAGCATCAACCACTAGAAGAACTACGATTCGGTTTGCAGATCTCAAAGAAAGGAGATATTGGTTTCCATTGATG GTTGGAATTGGATTACTTATGCTGCAACAGCTTAGTGGCATTAATGGTGTTCTATTCTATTCCAGTACAATTTTTGAAGCTGCTG GAGTTAAATCAAGCAATGCAGCCACCTTTGGAGTTGGTGCCATTCAG GTCATTGCTACTGCCGTAACTACATGGTTGGTGGACAAAGCTGGCCGCCGGGTTCTGCTTATA GTCTCCTCTTTTGGAATGACTCTCAGCCTCCTAGTTGTAGCAGTATCATTCTTTCTAAAG GATGTTGTATCTAGTGACTCTAGTGTCTATAGCATTATGGGAATCTTGTCAGTAGTTGGAGTTGTG GCCATGGTGGTTACCTTCTCTCTTGGAATGGGTGCCATTCCTTGGGTTATAATGTCAGAG ATTCTTCCAATAAACATCAAGGGTCTAGCTGGAAGCATAGCAACACTTTCCAACTGGTTCTTTGCTTGGGTGGTTACAATGACTGCCAACTTGCTTTTGGATTGGAGCAGTGGAG GAACCTTTACAATTTACATGGTGGTGAGTGCTTTCACCATTGTATTTGTGACACTCTGGGTCCCTGAGACAAAGGGTAGAACACTTGAAGAAATCCAATGGTCTTTCAGATGA
- the LOC107935043 gene encoding sugar transporter ERD6-like 6 isoform X9, with product MLLGLFIFVEVSVLDAFPFSLMIAAIPNIIGWLAISFARDSSFLYMGRLLEGFGVGIISYTVPVYIAEIAPQNLRGSLGSVNQLSVTLGIMLAYLLGLFVEWRILAVLGILPCTILIPGLFFIPESPRWLAKMGMTEDFETSLQVLRGFDADISIEVNEIKGVKRNLTSTTRASMRSVASTTRRTTIRFADLKERRYWFPLMVGIGLLMLQQLSGINGVLFYSSTIFEAAGVKSSNAATFGVGAIQVIATAVTTWLVDKAGRRVLLIVSSFGMTLSLLVVAVSFFLKDVVSSDSSVYSIMGILSVVGVVAMVVTFSLGMGAIPWVIMSEILPINIKGLAGSIATLSNWFFAWVVTMTANLLLDWSSGGTFTIYMVVSAFTIVFVTLWVPETKGRTLEEIQWSFR from the exons ATGCTGCTCGGACTCTTCATTTTTGTTGAAGTATCCGTGTTAGATGCATTCCCGTTT TCTTTAATGATTGCTGCAATTCCTAATATAATTGGATGGCTTGCTATATCTTTTGCAAGA GATTCATCTTTTCTTTACATGGGAAGGTTGTTGGAAGGTTTTGGTGTCGGAATAATCTCTTATACG GTGCCTGTATATATAGCTGAGATAGCACCTCAGAATTTGAGGGGCAGCTTGGGTTCAGTGAATCAG CTATCTGTCACTCTCGGAATAATGCTGGCCTATCTACTTGGACTTTTTGTTGAGTGGAGGATACTTGCAGTTTTAG GAATACTTCCTTGTACAATTTTGATACCTGGTCTATTTTTCATTCCAGAATCTCCTCGATGGCTG GCAAAAATGGGTATGACAGAAGATTTTGAAACTTCTTTGCAAGTTCTCAGGGGTTTTGATGCTGATATTTCTATTGAAGTGAATGAAATCAAG GGGGTAAAACGCAATTTGACTTCTACTACAAGGGcatccatg AGATCTGTAGCATCAACCACTAGAAGAACTACGATTCGGTTTGCAGATCTCAAAGAAAGGAGATATTGGTTTCCATTGATG GTTGGAATTGGATTACTTATGCTGCAACAGCTTAGTGGCATTAATGGTGTTCTATTCTATTCCAGTACAATTTTTGAAGCTGCTG GAGTTAAATCAAGCAATGCAGCCACCTTTGGAGTTGGTGCCATTCAG GTCATTGCTACTGCCGTAACTACATGGTTGGTGGACAAAGCTGGCCGCCGGGTTCTGCTTATA GTCTCCTCTTTTGGAATGACTCTCAGCCTCCTAGTTGTAGCAGTATCATTCTTTCTAAAG GATGTTGTATCTAGTGACTCTAGTGTCTATAGCATTATGGGAATCTTGTCAGTAGTTGGAGTTGTG GCCATGGTGGTTACCTTCTCTCTTGGAATGGGTGCCATTCCTTGGGTTATAATGTCAGAG ATTCTTCCAATAAACATCAAGGGTCTAGCTGGAAGCATAGCAACACTTTCCAACTGGTTCTTTGCTTGGGTGGTTACAATGACTGCCAACTTGCTTTTGGATTGGAGCAGTGGAG GAACCTTTACAATTTACATGGTGGTGAGTGCTTTCACCATTGTATTTGTGACACTCTGGGTCCCTGAGACAAAGGGTAGAACACTTGAAGAAATCCAATGGTCTTTCAGATGA